The Paramisgurnus dabryanus chromosome 3, PD_genome_1.1, whole genome shotgun sequence genome includes a window with the following:
- the LOC135768864 gene encoding dual specificity mitogen-activated protein kinase kinase 4 isoform X1, with protein MATSSSSSNPLSNSSTNTPQHHQNQSQSQHFSTMSSMQGFQINLSGAPQSKRKALKLNFANPPIKTTSRITLNTAGLPFQNPHIERLRTHSIESSGKLKLSPEQHWDFTAEDLKDLGEIGRGAYGSVNKMVHKPSGKIMAVKRIRSTVDEREQKQLLMDLDVVMRSSDCPYIVQFYGALFREGDCWICMELMSISFDKFYKYVYSSLDEVIPEEILGKITLATVKALNHLKESLKIIHRDIKPSNILLDRTGNIKLCDFGISGQLVDSIAKTRDAGCRPYMAPERIDPSASRQGYDVRSDVWSLGITLYELATGRFPYPKWNSVFDQLTQVVKGDPPQLSSSEERQFSPKFINFVNLCLTKDESKRPKYKELLKHPFIQMYEERNVDVASYVCRILDQIPASPSSPMYVD; from the exons GGTTTCAGATAAACCTTTCTGGAGCTCCTCAAA GTAAACGTAAAGCCCTGAAATTGAATTTTGCCAATCCTCCGATCAAAACTACTTCCAGAATCACTCTGAACACGGCCGGACTTCCTTTCCAGAATCCACACAT AGAGAGGCTGCGAACCCATAGCATCGAGTCGTCTGGGAAGCTGAAGCTCTCACCAGAGCAACACTGGGACTTCACCGCAGAAGATCTGAAGGATCTAGGAGAGATCGGACGAGGAGCTTATGGCTCGGTCAACAAGATGGTGCACAAACCTAGCGGAAAAATCATGGCGGTCAAA AGGATCAGGTCGACGGTGGATGAGCGAGAACAGAAACAGCTGTTGATGGATCTAGATGTGGTCATGAGGAGCAGTGACTGTCCATACATCGTCCAGTTTTACGGCGCTCTGTTCAGAGAG GGGGACTGCTGGATATGCATGGAGCTCATGTCTATCTCCTTCGACAAATTCTACAAATACGTTTATTCCTCTTTAGATGAAGTGATTCCAGAGGAGATTTTAGGAAAAATAACATTAGCT ACTGTGAAAGCACTTAACCACTTAAAAGAAAGCTTGAAGATAATTCACAGAG ATATAAAGCCATCAAATATCCTCCTGGATAGGACAGGTAACATTAAGCTGTGTGATTTTGGCATCAGTGGACAGTTAGTGGACTCCATCGCCAAAACCAGAGACGCAGGCTGCAGACCATATATGGCA cCGGAGAGGATAGACCCCAGTGCTTCCAGACAGGGTTATGATGTCCGATCTGATGTATGGAGTTTGGGAATCACGCTG TATGAGTTGGCCACAGGACGGTTTCCTTACCCGAAGTGGAACAGTGTGTTTGATCAGCTGACACAGGTGGTGAAAGGCGACCCGCCTCAGCTCAGCAGTTCAGAGGAGAGACAGTTTTCTCCCAAATTCATCAACTTTGTCAACTTGTG CCTTACAAAAGACGAATCTAAAAGGCCAAAGTACAAAGAGCTTTTG AAACATCCCTTCATTCAGATGTACGAGGAACGTAATGTAGATGTGGCCAGCTACGTCTGCAGGATTTTAGATCAGATCCCTGCGTCTCCCAGCTCACCGATGTACGTTGACTGA
- the LOC135768864 gene encoding dual specificity mitogen-activated protein kinase kinase 4 isoform X2 — protein sequence MATSSSSSNPLSNSSTNTPQHHQNQSQSQHFSTMSSMQGKRKALKLNFANPPIKTTSRITLNTAGLPFQNPHIERLRTHSIESSGKLKLSPEQHWDFTAEDLKDLGEIGRGAYGSVNKMVHKPSGKIMAVKRIRSTVDEREQKQLLMDLDVVMRSSDCPYIVQFYGALFREGDCWICMELMSISFDKFYKYVYSSLDEVIPEEILGKITLATVKALNHLKESLKIIHRDIKPSNILLDRTGNIKLCDFGISGQLVDSIAKTRDAGCRPYMAPERIDPSASRQGYDVRSDVWSLGITLYELATGRFPYPKWNSVFDQLTQVVKGDPPQLSSSEERQFSPKFINFVNLCLTKDESKRPKYKELLKHPFIQMYEERNVDVASYVCRILDQIPASPSSPMYVD from the exons GTAAACGTAAAGCCCTGAAATTGAATTTTGCCAATCCTCCGATCAAAACTACTTCCAGAATCACTCTGAACACGGCCGGACTTCCTTTCCAGAATCCACACAT AGAGAGGCTGCGAACCCATAGCATCGAGTCGTCTGGGAAGCTGAAGCTCTCACCAGAGCAACACTGGGACTTCACCGCAGAAGATCTGAAGGATCTAGGAGAGATCGGACGAGGAGCTTATGGCTCGGTCAACAAGATGGTGCACAAACCTAGCGGAAAAATCATGGCGGTCAAA AGGATCAGGTCGACGGTGGATGAGCGAGAACAGAAACAGCTGTTGATGGATCTAGATGTGGTCATGAGGAGCAGTGACTGTCCATACATCGTCCAGTTTTACGGCGCTCTGTTCAGAGAG GGGGACTGCTGGATATGCATGGAGCTCATGTCTATCTCCTTCGACAAATTCTACAAATACGTTTATTCCTCTTTAGATGAAGTGATTCCAGAGGAGATTTTAGGAAAAATAACATTAGCT ACTGTGAAAGCACTTAACCACTTAAAAGAAAGCTTGAAGATAATTCACAGAG ATATAAAGCCATCAAATATCCTCCTGGATAGGACAGGTAACATTAAGCTGTGTGATTTTGGCATCAGTGGACAGTTAGTGGACTCCATCGCCAAAACCAGAGACGCAGGCTGCAGACCATATATGGCA cCGGAGAGGATAGACCCCAGTGCTTCCAGACAGGGTTATGATGTCCGATCTGATGTATGGAGTTTGGGAATCACGCTG TATGAGTTGGCCACAGGACGGTTTCCTTACCCGAAGTGGAACAGTGTGTTTGATCAGCTGACACAGGTGGTGAAAGGCGACCCGCCTCAGCTCAGCAGTTCAGAGGAGAGACAGTTTTCTCCCAAATTCATCAACTTTGTCAACTTGTG CCTTACAAAAGACGAATCTAAAAGGCCAAAGTACAAAGAGCTTTTG AAACATCCCTTCATTCAGATGTACGAGGAACGTAATGTAGATGTGGCCAGCTACGTCTGCAGGATTTTAGATCAGATCCCTGCGTCTCCCAGCTCACCGATGTACGTTGACTGA
- the LOC135768864 gene encoding dual specificity mitogen-activated protein kinase kinase 4 isoform X3, protein MATSSSSSNPLSNSSTNTPQHHQNQSQSQHFSTMSSMQALKLNFANPPIKTTSRITLNTAGLPFQNPHIERLRTHSIESSGKLKLSPEQHWDFTAEDLKDLGEIGRGAYGSVNKMVHKPSGKIMAVKRIRSTVDEREQKQLLMDLDVVMRSSDCPYIVQFYGALFREGDCWICMELMSISFDKFYKYVYSSLDEVIPEEILGKITLATVKALNHLKESLKIIHRDIKPSNILLDRTGNIKLCDFGISGQLVDSIAKTRDAGCRPYMAPERIDPSASRQGYDVRSDVWSLGITLYELATGRFPYPKWNSVFDQLTQVVKGDPPQLSSSEERQFSPKFINFVNLCLTKDESKRPKYKELLKHPFIQMYEERNVDVASYVCRILDQIPASPSSPMYVD, encoded by the exons CCCTGAAATTGAATTTTGCCAATCCTCCGATCAAAACTACTTCCAGAATCACTCTGAACACGGCCGGACTTCCTTTCCAGAATCCACACAT AGAGAGGCTGCGAACCCATAGCATCGAGTCGTCTGGGAAGCTGAAGCTCTCACCAGAGCAACACTGGGACTTCACCGCAGAAGATCTGAAGGATCTAGGAGAGATCGGACGAGGAGCTTATGGCTCGGTCAACAAGATGGTGCACAAACCTAGCGGAAAAATCATGGCGGTCAAA AGGATCAGGTCGACGGTGGATGAGCGAGAACAGAAACAGCTGTTGATGGATCTAGATGTGGTCATGAGGAGCAGTGACTGTCCATACATCGTCCAGTTTTACGGCGCTCTGTTCAGAGAG GGGGACTGCTGGATATGCATGGAGCTCATGTCTATCTCCTTCGACAAATTCTACAAATACGTTTATTCCTCTTTAGATGAAGTGATTCCAGAGGAGATTTTAGGAAAAATAACATTAGCT ACTGTGAAAGCACTTAACCACTTAAAAGAAAGCTTGAAGATAATTCACAGAG ATATAAAGCCATCAAATATCCTCCTGGATAGGACAGGTAACATTAAGCTGTGTGATTTTGGCATCAGTGGACAGTTAGTGGACTCCATCGCCAAAACCAGAGACGCAGGCTGCAGACCATATATGGCA cCGGAGAGGATAGACCCCAGTGCTTCCAGACAGGGTTATGATGTCCGATCTGATGTATGGAGTTTGGGAATCACGCTG TATGAGTTGGCCACAGGACGGTTTCCTTACCCGAAGTGGAACAGTGTGTTTGATCAGCTGACACAGGTGGTGAAAGGCGACCCGCCTCAGCTCAGCAGTTCAGAGGAGAGACAGTTTTCTCCCAAATTCATCAACTTTGTCAACTTGTG CCTTACAAAAGACGAATCTAAAAGGCCAAAGTACAAAGAGCTTTTG AAACATCCCTTCATTCAGATGTACGAGGAACGTAATGTAGATGTGGCCAGCTACGTCTGCAGGATTTTAGATCAGATCCCTGCGTCTCCCAGCTCACCGATGTACGTTGACTGA
- the LOC135768864 gene encoding dual specificity mitogen-activated protein kinase kinase 4 isoform X4, translating to MVHKPSGKIMAVKRIRSTVDEREQKQLLMDLDVVMRSSDCPYIVQFYGALFREGDCWICMELMSISFDKFYKYVYSSLDEVIPEEILGKITLATVKALNHLKESLKIIHRDIKPSNILLDRTGNIKLCDFGISGQLVDSIAKTRDAGCRPYMAPERIDPSASRQGYDVRSDVWSLGITLYELATGRFPYPKWNSVFDQLTQVVKGDPPQLSSSEERQFSPKFINFVNLCLTKDESKRPKYKELLKHPFIQMYEERNVDVASYVCRILDQIPASPSSPMYVD from the exons ATGGTGCACAAACCTAGCGGAAAAATCATGGCGGTCAAA AGGATCAGGTCGACGGTGGATGAGCGAGAACAGAAACAGCTGTTGATGGATCTAGATGTGGTCATGAGGAGCAGTGACTGTCCATACATCGTCCAGTTTTACGGCGCTCTGTTCAGAGAG GGGGACTGCTGGATATGCATGGAGCTCATGTCTATCTCCTTCGACAAATTCTACAAATACGTTTATTCCTCTTTAGATGAAGTGATTCCAGAGGAGATTTTAGGAAAAATAACATTAGCT ACTGTGAAAGCACTTAACCACTTAAAAGAAAGCTTGAAGATAATTCACAGAG ATATAAAGCCATCAAATATCCTCCTGGATAGGACAGGTAACATTAAGCTGTGTGATTTTGGCATCAGTGGACAGTTAGTGGACTCCATCGCCAAAACCAGAGACGCAGGCTGCAGACCATATATGGCA cCGGAGAGGATAGACCCCAGTGCTTCCAGACAGGGTTATGATGTCCGATCTGATGTATGGAGTTTGGGAATCACGCTG TATGAGTTGGCCACAGGACGGTTTCCTTACCCGAAGTGGAACAGTGTGTTTGATCAGCTGACACAGGTGGTGAAAGGCGACCCGCCTCAGCTCAGCAGTTCAGAGGAGAGACAGTTTTCTCCCAAATTCATCAACTTTGTCAACTTGTG CCTTACAAAAGACGAATCTAAAAGGCCAAAGTACAAAGAGCTTTTG AAACATCCCTTCATTCAGATGTACGAGGAACGTAATGTAGATGTGGCCAGCTACGTCTGCAGGATTTTAGATCAGATCCCTGCGTCTCCCAGCTCACCGATGTACGTTGACTGA